A genomic region of Methanothermobacter thermautotrophicus str. Delta H contains the following coding sequences:
- a CDS encoding indole-3-glycerol phosphate synthase TrpC, with the protein MLRDIIRSKKLEVKELMKKTPLSILRDDITVMDEPVSFPAAVGGGKVSLICEYKRASPSMGRISERGLEEMMEVYQDLADAVSIVTDGKYFKGSLDLLSGATDYGKPLLMKDFLVDEYKIYQARASGASSVLLITGVFPDLEAGIQKCRELSMEPLVECHTSLDIFRALEAGAEIIGVNNRDLETFEVDLERTHALAPLVPDELILVSESGVRGPEDAEILAGYGADALLIGTAPMSAQNPRELLEEIVDAVSQCRDRRRRYTGDEFFEQFA; encoded by the coding sequence ATGCTCAGGGATATTATAAGGTCAAAGAAACTCGAAGTTAAGGAACTCATGAAAAAAACACCCCTCAGCATCCTAAGGGATGATATAACAGTCATGGACGAGCCAGTGAGCTTCCCAGCTGCAGTGGGAGGAGGCAAAGTATCTCTCATATGCGAATACAAGAGGGCATCACCATCAATGGGCAGAATATCAGAGAGAGGCCTTGAAGAGATGATGGAGGTATACCAGGACCTCGCCGATGCAGTATCCATAGTAACCGACGGCAAATACTTCAAAGGCTCCCTGGATCTGCTGAGCGGGGCCACAGATTACGGTAAACCACTGCTCATGAAGGACTTCCTGGTCGACGAGTACAAGATCTACCAGGCAAGGGCATCGGGGGCATCCTCGGTTCTCCTAATCACAGGCGTATTCCCTGACCTTGAGGCAGGGATTCAAAAATGCAGGGAGCTCTCAATGGAGCCACTGGTGGAGTGTCACACATCGCTTGACATCTTCAGGGCCCTTGAAGCAGGTGCAGAGATAATAGGTGTGAACAACAGGGACCTTGAAACCTTCGAGGTGGACCTTGAAAGAACCCATGCACTGGCACCCCTCGTACCCGATGAACTCATACTCGTATCAGAGAGTGGTGTCAGGGGCCCCGAGGATGCTGAGATACTGGCAGGTTACGGTGCAGATGCTCTGCTCATCGGCACAGCACCCATGTCAGCCCAGAACCCACGGGAACTCCTTGAGGAGATAGTAGATGCGGTGAGCCAGTGCAGGGACCGGAGAAGAAGGTACACGGGGGATGAATTCTTTGAACAGTTCGCATGA
- the trpD gene encoding anthranilate phosphoribosyltransferase — MKFRRMISEIMDFRNLSEDEAYSLMEMIMAGELDDIKIAAILTALAMKGETVDEITGFARAMRDRSPRVRVSGSHEVVDSCGTGGDSFRSYNISTAAAMIAAAAGVRVAKHGNRAVTGSCGGADILEAAGVNIELDAAAAARSLSDVGISFMFAPLFHRATARVAAVRRSLGFKTVFNILGPLTSPAAAGIQLLGVFDPQLVGPVAEVLRNLGTRCAMVVHGFDANLNPALDEISTVGPTLVAFLEDDEIRIDRLMPPDFGVEVGELEHLRAGSTTAENLELFMDVLRGREDTPEQKSRLDIALANAGALIYLAGLADTLPEGTETAKRTVKSGAALELLEEFVSYTRNLQS; from the coding sequence ATGAAATTCAGGAGGATGATCTCTGAAATAATGGACTTCAGGAACCTCAGTGAGGATGAGGCCTACAGTCTGATGGAGATGATAATGGCTGGTGAACTTGATGATATTAAGATAGCCGCAATTCTAACGGCCCTTGCAATGAAGGGGGAAACAGTGGATGAGATAACAGGCTTCGCCAGGGCCATGCGGGATAGATCCCCCAGGGTCAGGGTTTCAGGGTCCCATGAGGTTGTTGATTCCTGCGGGACCGGAGGCGACAGTTTCAGGTCATACAATATAAGCACAGCAGCCGCCATGATAGCAGCCGCTGCAGGTGTGAGGGTTGCAAAGCATGGTAACAGGGCGGTCACCGGGTCATGTGGGGGTGCAGATATACTCGAGGCTGCAGGTGTGAACATAGAACTGGATGCAGCTGCAGCTGCGAGGTCCCTCAGTGATGTGGGCATCTCATTCATGTTCGCACCCCTATTCCACAGGGCAACTGCTAGGGTGGCGGCGGTGAGGAGGTCCCTGGGATTCAAGACAGTATTCAACATACTGGGACCATTAACATCCCCTGCTGCAGCAGGAATACAGCTTCTGGGGGTATTTGACCCTCAGCTTGTGGGCCCGGTTGCTGAGGTGCTCAGGAACCTCGGAACACGCTGTGCAATGGTTGTTCATGGATTCGATGCTAACCTCAACCCTGCCCTGGATGAGATATCAACCGTTGGCCCCACCCTGGTGGCGTTCCTTGAGGATGATGAGATCAGGATTGATAGACTGATGCCCCCTGACTTTGGAGTTGAGGTGGGAGAACTTGAACATCTGAGGGCAGGATCAACCACCGCTGAGAACCTGGAGCTGTTCATGGATGTCCTCAGGGGACGTGAGGATACACCTGAACAGAAATCAAGACTCGATATAGCCCTTGCAAATGCCGGAGCCCTTATCTACCTTGCAGGCCTGGCTGATACACTGCCTGAGGGAACAGAGACTGCAAAAAGAACAGTTAAATCTGGAGCTGCCCTGGAGCTCCTGGAAGAATTTGTATCATACACAAGGAACCTGCAGTCCTGA
- the trpB gene encoding tryptophan synthase subunit beta, whose amino-acid sequence MIMDGKFGKYGGIFVPELLIPALEELERAFLHYRDDRKFMAELEYHLREYAGKPTGLYYARNLSEKLGCRVYLKREDMLHTGAHKINNTIGQALLARYMGKTRIIAETGAGQHGIATAAAGALFGMDVDIYMGTEDVERQKLNVFRMEVSGAEVIPVDSGSRTLKDAINEAMRDWISNVDDTHYLIGSTMGPHPYPTMVKHFQSVIGREAREQILEVEGELPDTVIACVGGGSNAIGIFSAFMDDDVELIGAEGGGEGIESGNHGATLSAGSEGILHGSLSYVLQDGDGQISEAHSVSAGLDYPGVGPEHAHLMDTGRARYEPVTDTEALRGFRLLSRYEGIMPALESAHAIACLERYAEKPENRGKTVIVNLSGRGDKDMFMVAGLLGVGV is encoded by the coding sequence ATGATAATGGATGGAAAATTCGGTAAATATGGAGGCATATTCGTGCCGGAGCTTCTTATACCGGCACTTGAGGAACTTGAGAGGGCCTTCCTCCATTACAGGGATGACAGGAAGTTCATGGCTGAACTCGAGTACCATCTCCGGGAGTACGCTGGAAAGCCCACAGGCCTTTACTATGCCAGGAACCTGTCAGAGAAACTCGGATGCAGGGTGTACCTCAAGAGGGAGGACATGCTGCACACAGGGGCCCACAAGATAAACAACACCATAGGCCAGGCTCTGCTCGCAAGGTACATGGGCAAGACCAGGATCATAGCCGAGACAGGGGCAGGGCAGCACGGGATAGCCACCGCCGCTGCCGGGGCCCTCTTTGGAATGGACGTTGATATCTACATGGGCACAGAGGATGTTGAGAGGCAGAAGCTCAATGTATTCAGAATGGAGGTATCAGGTGCGGAGGTCATACCGGTCGACTCAGGTTCAAGGACCCTTAAGGACGCCATAAACGAGGCCATGAGGGACTGGATTAGCAACGTGGATGACACCCACTACCTCATAGGTTCCACCATGGGCCCCCACCCCTACCCGACCATGGTGAAGCACTTCCAGAGCGTCATAGGGAGGGAGGCCAGGGAACAGATACTCGAAGTCGAGGGAGAACTTCCAGACACGGTTATAGCGTGTGTTGGGGGCGGAAGCAATGCCATAGGCATATTCTCTGCCTTCATGGATGATGATGTTGAACTCATAGGTGCAGAGGGGGGTGGAGAAGGTATAGAGTCAGGAAACCATGGAGCCACACTCTCTGCGGGCTCAGAGGGAATCCTTCATGGTTCATTATCATACGTCCTTCAGGATGGGGATGGTCAGATAAGTGAGGCACATTCTGTCTCAGCTGGTCTGGATTATCCGGGTGTTGGACCAGAACACGCCCATCTCATGGATACAGGCAGGGCAAGGTATGAGCCGGTAACAGACACCGAGGCACTCAGGGGCTTCAGGCTCCTCTCAAGATATGAGGGTATAATGCCAGCCCTTGAGAGTGCCCATGCAATAGCCTGCCTTGAAAGGTACGCTGAGAAACCTGAGAACCGGGGAAAAACGGTTATCGTCAATCTCTCAGGAAGGGGAGATAAGGACATGTTCATGGTTGCTGGTTTGCTGGGGGTGGGTGTGTGA
- a CDS encoding phosphoribosylanthranilate isomerase, which yields MNSLNSSHESLADVLVKICGIKRPEDAILADKLGADLLGLIHVERSPRHLTGRELEDILSLIPPEKAVIVLEPSDPVEVAEVIERTGVERVQLHSISCEDARGIKRVLTENGFNPGITVAVPPEPGSLDVLDHIPCSCVMLDSSSGGRTGGTGRMIPPELALGMLRLIRSHESAPEVALAGGLGPSTVRLNPEYLLEFDCLDFNSGIEAAPGIKDHAMMFELMEYMGRTGGLQKPSRLQRGELS from the coding sequence ATGAATTCTTTGAACAGTTCGCATGAGTCCCTGGCAGATGTACTCGTAAAGATCTGCGGTATAAAAAGGCCAGAGGACGCAATACTGGCAGATAAACTTGGTGCTGACCTCCTTGGCCTCATACACGTAGAGAGATCACCACGACACCTCACAGGAAGGGAACTGGAGGACATCCTATCACTCATACCTCCTGAGAAGGCCGTGATCGTCCTTGAACCCTCCGATCCAGTGGAGGTGGCTGAGGTTATTGAGAGAACAGGTGTGGAGAGAGTCCAGCTCCACTCCATCTCATGTGAAGATGCCAGGGGCATAAAGAGGGTACTCACTGAAAACGGGTTTAATCCAGGGATAACAGTCGCAGTACCACCGGAGCCCGGTTCACTGGATGTTCTTGACCACATCCCATGTTCATGTGTCATGCTCGATTCCAGCTCCGGTGGTAGAACAGGGGGGACGGGGAGGATGATTCCACCCGAACTGGCCCTCGGGATGCTCCGCCTCATAAGAAGTCATGAGAGCGCACCGGAGGTGGCCCTTGCAGGGGGCCTTGGACCATCCACTGTGAGGCTTAACCCTGAATACTTACTGGAATTCGATTGTCTGGACTTCAACTCTGGCATTGAGGCTGCACCGGGGATAAAGGATCATGCAATGATGTTTGAACTCATGGAGTACATGGGGAGGACGGGCGGACTTCAGAAACCGTCCAGGTTACAGAGAGGTGAGTTATCATGA
- a CDS encoding adenylate kinase, with protein sequence MKGVPRTVAVVGVPGTGKTTVCRILSGMVRHTYINYGELMLRVAGEWNLAETLEDLFKLPMDQQHLIWLEAAHRIRRLDYVLMDLHGLDRSPLGYLISLPVDIISPDIIVILESDPQSILWRRMADSKMRVRESLESLREHMEMLRTSMFVCSAVLGSVVSIVENHDPEEAALDILGIIEAAWAGDTTP encoded by the coding sequence ATGAAAGGGGTCCCCAGGACCGTTGCGGTTGTTGGAGTGCCGGGTACCGGTAAAACAACCGTATGCAGGATCCTATCAGGGATGGTGAGACACACCTACATAAACTATGGGGAACTGATGCTCCGGGTCGCAGGTGAGTGGAACCTTGCAGAAACCCTGGAGGACCTCTTCAAACTCCCCATGGACCAGCAACACCTTATCTGGCTTGAAGCAGCCCACAGGATAAGGAGACTGGATTACGTGCTGATGGATCTCCATGGACTCGACCGGTCCCCCCTGGGTTATCTTATTTCTCTCCCCGTTGACATCATATCCCCCGACATAATTGTAATCCTTGAATCGGATCCTCAGAGCATACTTTGGAGGAGAATGGCCGACTCAAAGATGAGGGTCAGGGAGAGCCTGGAGAGCCTCAGGGAGCATATGGAAATGCTCAGGACGTCCATGTTCGTGTGTTCAGCAGTCCTGGGCTCAGTGGTCAGCATAGTGGAAAACCATGACCCCGAAGAGGCCGCCCTTGATATCCTCGGGATAATTGAAGCCGCATGGGCTGGTGACACCACTCCATGA
- a CDS encoding C39 family peptidase, whose amino-acid sequence MRGFYVMLLVVLLLAVSVNSSAAADNSTLDDTACADNCTVLEAQGDDVTGALPHNVTVDSEGVVLQTRNYTCGPAALATVLQRLGVNTTEDELAGLAGTTEEGTTMQGLLEASRAKGMNATGMKLNISELKENMIAYTINDGTGHYTVINEITNDTIKLADPSLGNIEMNIEEFAEIYSGYTLVIKDPNNPQVNETTDQSNKNTNSSEPINNLTDTASDVQADNRTLTDEEMKNIKGKKWRHKHWHPWKWRYSYHWHGWYPVRVRAYYGFHIVSYTAQMVRCACTLDVDGFDYYYARCKTYGDRYMDWYRRVGYRYAA is encoded by the coding sequence GTGAGAGGTTTTTATGTCATGTTGCTGGTCGTGCTCCTCCTCGCGGTGTCTGTTAACTCTTCAGCCGCTGCAGACAACTCCACACTGGACGACACGGCCTGCGCAGACAACTGTACAGTCCTTGAAGCACAGGGGGATGATGTAACGGGTGCGCTGCCCCATAATGTTACAGTGGATTCTGAGGGTGTGGTCCTCCAGACAAGGAACTACACCTGCGGACCCGCAGCACTCGCCACCGTCCTCCAGAGACTCGGAGTGAACACCACAGAGGATGAACTCGCAGGCCTTGCCGGAACAACCGAAGAAGGGACCACCATGCAGGGCCTCCTGGAAGCCAGCAGGGCCAAGGGAATGAACGCAACCGGCATGAAACTAAACATATCTGAACTCAAAGAAAACATGATCGCCTATACCATCAATGACGGCACCGGACACTACACCGTAATAAACGAAATCACCAATGACACCATCAAACTCGCAGATCCAAGCCTCGGGAACATCGAAATGAATATAGAAGAGTTCGCTGAGATTTATAGCGGATATACACTGGTTATAAAGGATCCCAATAATCCACAGGTCAACGAAACTACAGATCAAAGCAACAAGAATACAAACTCATCAGAACCCATAAATAACCTGACAGATACCGCCTCTGATGTGCAGGCAGACAACAGAACTCTGACTGATGAGGAAATGAAGAACATTAAAGGTAAAAAATGGAGACATAAACATTGGCATCCATGGAAGTGGCGGTATTCTTATCATTGGCATGGTTGGTATCCTGTGCGTGTCCGTGCCTATTATGGATTCCATATAGTCTCTTATACAGCCCAAATGGTGCGCTGTGCTTGTACGCTGGATGTTGATGGCTTTGACTATTATTATGCTCGCTGTAAGACTTATGGTGATCGCTATATGGATTGGTATCGGCGCGTGGGATATAGGTATGCGGCATGA
- a CDS encoding metal-sulfur cluster assembly factor codes for MSEELLEKVKEALKKVADPHMGISIVEMGLVENIEIEDKGETIAKITIRPTNPGCMSAARMAMDARNVAEQVEGIDRAEITVEGHMMADAISEMVNK; via the coding sequence ATGTCAGAAGAACTCCTGGAAAAGGTTAAGGAAGCTCTCAAGAAGGTTGCAGACCCACACATGGGCATAAGTATCGTGGAGATGGGTCTTGTCGAGAACATTGAAATCGAAGATAAGGGTGAAACCATAGCAAAGATAACCATCCGGCCCACAAACCCTGGATGTATGAGTGCTGCGAGGATGGCGATGGATGCAAGGAACGTCGCCGAACAGGTTGAGGGAATTGACCGGGCCGAGATCACAGTTGAAGGCCACATGATGGCCGATGCCATAAGTGAAATGGTGAATAAATAG
- a CDS encoding anthranilate synthase component II, with product MVVILIIDNYDSFTHNLYQLAGEILRDEGMDEEIMVLRNDEARISDLRALDPEKIIISPGPGNPSRRSDFGVCMDVIGEFTDRPLLGVCLGHQGIFHAFGGRVDQGEPVHGKIVEVFHDGSELFRDVPNPFRATRYHSLVCRPEDTPADIEVTAVTSDEIIMAIKHREYPVYGLQFHPESAGTPSGRTVIRNFLRM from the coding sequence ATGGTTGTGATCCTGATAATTGATAACTATGACTCATTCACCCATAACCTCTACCAGCTTGCAGGGGAGATCCTCCGGGATGAGGGGATGGATGAGGAGATAATGGTCCTCAGGAACGATGAGGCCAGGATATCAGATCTTAGGGCCCTGGATCCAGAAAAGATAATCATATCCCCGGGTCCTGGCAATCCTTCAAGGAGGAGTGACTTCGGTGTTTGCATGGATGTGATAGGGGAATTCACGGACAGGCCCCTCCTGGGGGTATGCCTTGGACACCAGGGCATATTCCACGCCTTTGGCGGAAGGGTTGACCAGGGGGAACCGGTTCATGGAAAGATAGTTGAGGTATTCCATGACGGATCAGAACTCTTCAGGGACGTTCCAAATCCCTTCAGGGCAACCAGGTACCATTCACTCGTATGCAGACCCGAAGACACACCTGCAGATATAGAGGTAACTGCTGTGACATCAGATGAAATTATAATGGCCATAAAGCACAGAGAATATCCAGTCTACGGGCTGCAGTTTCACCCGGAGTCAGCCGGAACCCCAAGCGGAAGAACCGTCATTAGAAATTTCCTCAGGATGTGA
- the trpE gene encoding anthranilate synthase component I, translating into MNVFGITELKNPVKEKIEFKEPFELFKSIYSEYDSSFLLESMESDTGLARYSFMGFEPQMIIRARSGFIEVEYEGSREEFDTENPFEFLRQFTRPAGKSRGFCGGLVGYISYQAARFFDSINLSPGNFPDFEFGLFLDGIMFNHLTGECSYISLKENRLPEISELLREETPTGHLKYRSMGTLFSRRRYLGMVEEARERIAEGEIFQAVLSNATDYRLRGDRLALYEALRRVNPSPYMYHLKLGSREITGSSPEMLVRVEDKQIETFPIAGTRPRGKTPHEDERIAAELLSDEKELAEHLMLVDLARNDLGRISEFGTVQVPEYMTIRRFSHVQHILSHVTGRLRKGMDALDALGAVFPAGTVSGAPKIRAMEIIESLEGVPRNAYAGALGYLSLNGNADFAITIRSMVAEGAYGRIQAGAGIVHDSVPEREYVECQNKAMAVLKSMELAGDGFDSDEPFIARR; encoded by the coding sequence GTGAATGTTTTTGGCATTACAGAACTGAAAAACCCGGTAAAGGAAAAGATAGAATTTAAAGAACCCTTTGAACTATTCAAAAGTATTTATTCTGAATACGACTCATCATTCCTTCTGGAGTCAATGGAAAGCGACACGGGTCTTGCAAGATACTCATTCATGGGATTCGAGCCACAGATGATAATAAGGGCCCGTTCAGGTTTTATAGAAGTTGAATACGAGGGATCAAGGGAGGAGTTTGATACAGAAAACCCCTTTGAATTCCTGAGGCAGTTCACAAGACCCGCTGGAAAATCCAGGGGCTTCTGTGGGGGCCTTGTTGGCTACATATCCTATCAGGCTGCAAGGTTCTTTGACAGTATCAACCTCAGCCCCGGAAACTTCCCGGACTTTGAATTCGGACTCTTCCTTGACGGTATCATGTTCAACCACCTCACAGGAGAATGCAGTTACATCAGCCTCAAGGAGAACAGACTCCCGGAAATATCAGAACTGCTGCGCGAGGAAACCCCAACAGGGCACCTTAAATACAGGAGCATGGGGACCCTGTTCTCAAGGAGGAGATACCTTGGAATGGTGGAGGAGGCAAGGGAGAGGATAGCTGAGGGCGAAATATTCCAGGCAGTCCTCTCAAATGCCACTGACTACAGGCTCCGTGGTGACAGGCTTGCCCTCTACGAAGCCCTCAGGAGGGTTAACCCCTCCCCCTACATGTACCACCTGAAACTTGGCAGCAGGGAGATAACAGGTTCAAGTCCTGAAATGCTTGTCCGTGTGGAGGATAAACAGATTGAAACCTTCCCAATCGCAGGAACCAGGCCAAGGGGGAAAACACCCCATGAGGATGAGAGAATAGCGGCGGAACTGCTGTCAGATGAGAAGGAACTTGCAGAGCACCTCATGCTCGTTGACCTTGCAAGGAACGACCTCGGGAGAATATCTGAGTTTGGCACGGTCCAGGTACCGGAGTACATGACCATAAGGAGGTTCTCCCATGTTCAGCACATCCTCTCCCATGTAACCGGCAGACTCAGGAAGGGCATGGATGCCCTTGATGCCCTTGGCGCGGTCTTCCCGGCAGGTACAGTGAGCGGGGCGCCCAAAATAAGGGCTATGGAAATAATAGAGTCACTTGAGGGGGTGCCGAGGAATGCCTACGCCGGTGCCCTGGGCTATCTCTCACTGAACGGTAACGCAGACTTCGCAATAACCATAAGATCCATGGTCGCTGAGGGAGCGTATGGAAGAATACAGGCAGGGGCAGGTATAGTACATGACTCCGTACCTGAGAGGGAATACGTGGAGTGCCAGAACAAGGCCATGGCGGTCCTTAAATCAATGGAACTGGCAGGTGATGGCTTTGATTCTGATGAACCATTTATCGCCAGGAGGTAA
- the trpA gene encoding tryptophan synthase subunit alpha, with translation MSYAEMFRRADGCAFVPFVVAGDPDMETSLEIIRTLVDAGADALEVGFPFSDPIADGTSVQGADLRALRAGMTTEKCFQLIERVREFTSIPIGLLVYYNLIYRMGVDEFYRRAAEAGVTGILAADLPPEEASDALRAAEKYDIDQIFIVAPTTGSERLKRISEVSSGFHYLVSVMGVTGARSRVEDATIELIKRVKAEGSLPVMVGFGVSRPEHVRMLRDAGADGVIVGSAIIDVISGNLGDRELMLQRIHEMAGTLKAAGGSG, from the coding sequence ATGAGTTATGCTGAGATGTTCAGACGGGCGGATGGCTGTGCCTTCGTCCCCTTCGTGGTTGCAGGGGACCCTGATATGGAGACATCCCTTGAGATCATAAGGACCCTTGTGGATGCAGGGGCCGATGCCCTTGAGGTAGGCTTCCCATTCTCTGACCCAATAGCAGATGGTACAAGCGTTCAGGGCGCTGATCTGCGGGCCCTCAGGGCAGGCATGACAACCGAGAAGTGCTTCCAGCTTATAGAGAGGGTCCGGGAATTCACTTCCATACCCATAGGCCTGCTGGTATACTACAACCTGATCTACAGGATGGGTGTTGATGAGTTCTACCGGAGGGCTGCAGAAGCAGGGGTCACAGGGATACTTGCAGCGGATCTCCCCCCTGAAGAGGCCTCAGATGCACTCAGGGCCGCTGAAAAATATGATATAGATCAGATATTCATAGTTGCACCAACAACCGGTAGTGAACGCCTCAAAAGGATCTCTGAGGTCTCATCAGGATTTCACTACCTCGTCTCGGTGATGGGGGTCACCGGCGCAAGATCAAGGGTTGAGGATGCAACCATCGAACTCATAAAAAGGGTGAAGGCTGAGGGAAGTCTGCCGGTAATGGTTGGATTCGGTGTATCAAGACCCGAACATGTGAGGATGCTGAGGGATGCAGGAGCCGATGGAGTTATCGTCGGAAGCGCCATCATAGACGTGATATCCGGGAACCTCGGCGACAGGGAGCTTATGCTCCAGAGGATCCATGAAATGGCAGGCACTCTGAAAGCCGCAGGAGGATCAGGATGA
- a CDS encoding amino acid-binding protein, translated as MWKQIKHRFEGYPSRMYVARKIIDLGFRIDRNGKIYCDDVEISDVALARAVGVDRRTVRATANTILEDEKLRGIFENMMPAGALLRDAAGELDFGVVEIEADARNPGILAAAARLIADKGISIRQAHAGDPELDETPRLTIITETPIPGGLLKDFLKIDGVKRVSIY; from the coding sequence ATGTGGAAGCAGATAAAGCACAGATTTGAGGGATACCCCTCCCGCATGTATGTGGCCAGGAAGATCATAGACCTCGGGTTCAGAATAGACAGAAACGGCAAAATATACTGTGACGACGTTGAGATAAGCGATGTTGCCCTTGCAAGGGCTGTGGGGGTTGACCGGAGGACCGTGAGGGCGACGGCAAATACCATACTGGAGGACGAGAAACTGAGGGGCATCTTTGAGAACATGATGCCGGCAGGAGCCCTTCTGCGGGACGCTGCAGGTGAACTTGACTTCGGTGTGGTGGAAATAGAGGCCGACGCCCGGAACCCCGGGATACTTGCGGCGGCAGCGAGACTGATCGCAGATAAGGGTATAAGTATAAGGCAGGCCCATGCAGGGGACCCTGAACTCGATGAAACACCCAGGCTCACAATAATAACCGAAACCCCCATCCCGGGAGGCTTGCTCAAGGATTTCCTTAAAATAGATGGCGTCAAGAGGGTCTCAATATACTGA
- a CDS encoding DUF5591 domain-containing protein: MKVICSIEESLHRPEAVRWRERMRLMRPLGDVVVVLPCSMKKPYSTSRSHRKFTGVTRGFQELILTSPFGICPRELENTYPISSYDVSTIGEWSHEEKKLVGDVLREYVGDLDVIAHVDGGYLEVCMEYLDSFTATSMEARPTSPEALERLKRELESYERIPPRERLLHMLRSVAVYQFGPGGERIIPEDCRVTGRYHRKILKSDGTQIGTFMMDRGLISLSPEGGRSLYMLGVKWVEIDFNLESNTLFAPGVSDADTGIIPGDEVVIVQGGEVAGVGRAVLSGDEMVRAERGVAVRVRRRTG, encoded by the coding sequence ATGAAGGTCATATGTTCAATTGAAGAATCCCTCCACCGTCCCGAGGCTGTCAGGTGGCGGGAGAGAATGAGGTTAATGAGGCCCCTGGGAGATGTTGTTGTGGTGCTTCCCTGCAGCATGAAGAAGCCCTACTCAACATCAAGGTCCCACAGAAAATTCACAGGAGTCACTAGGGGCTTCCAGGAGCTTATACTGACATCACCCTTCGGCATATGCCCCCGGGAACTCGAAAACACCTACCCCATCTCATCCTATGACGTCTCAACCATTGGAGAGTGGTCCCATGAGGAAAAGAAACTGGTGGGAGATGTCCTAAGGGAATATGTGGGTGACCTTGATGTCATAGCCCACGTGGATGGAGGTTACCTTGAGGTGTGCATGGAGTACCTTGACTCCTTCACAGCGACCAGCATGGAAGCACGGCCCACCTCGCCTGAGGCCCTGGAGAGGCTTAAGAGGGAACTTGAGAGTTATGAAAGGATCCCGCCAAGGGAGAGGCTGCTGCACATGCTTCGTTCGGTTGCAGTGTACCAGTTCGGACCTGGCGGAGAAAGGATTATACCCGAGGACTGCCGGGTCACCGGAAGATACCATAGAAAGATCCTCAAATCCGACGGCACCCAGATAGGCACCTTCATGATGGACCGTGGACTCATCTCACTCTCACCCGAGGGTGGAAGGTCCCTTTACATGCTGGGAGTGAAGTGGGTTGAGATAGACTTCAACCTTGAAAGCAACACACTCTTTGCTCCCGGTGTTTCCGACGCCGACACGGGAATCATACCAGGTGATGAGGTGGTCATAGTACAGGGAGGAGAAGTTGCAGGTGTAGGGAGGGCTGTACTCAGCGGAGATGAAATGGTGAGGGCTGAAAGGGGTGTGGCTGTCAGAGTTAGGCGAAGGACTGGTTAA